One genomic region from Fictibacillus marinisediminis encodes:
- a CDS encoding Fur-regulated basic protein FbpA → MEQKKQVLISKLIDAGYYKSENGHLHELSVEELLKEYQTLKLKALYQ, encoded by the coding sequence ATGGAACAGAAAAAGCAAGTCTTGATCAGCAAGCTGATTGATGCAGGCTACTATAAATCAGAGAACGGCCATCTGCACGAACTGAGCGTAGAGGAACTATTGAAAGAATACCAGACGCTGAAACTAAAGGCACTGTATCAGTAG
- a CDS encoding LrgB family protein gives MSMMFGNAMMSIVTTSLAYLFGLKVYRKSNHNVWLNPLYTVTLLLFLLLPFLHMDVKTYEKGSCIFSILLQTAIVSLAIPVYKQYPLIKKNIKKITVGIVSGGLAGVVSACAFAVLLGFKGNVVASLLPKAATLPVALSVSNSLGGTASLTILFVLFSALFSLIVGPRVLDRCNIKSKTARGLAMGVSAQALGANRSFQWGEEEGVMGSVGMTTTAVLVSVFIPAGMIIIAYL, from the coding sequence ATGAGCATGATGTTTGGGAATGCCATGATGAGTATTGTCACAACGAGCCTTGCGTATTTGTTCGGGTTGAAGGTCTATCGCAAGTCCAATCATAACGTCTGGCTGAATCCGTTATATACGGTTACGCTGCTGCTGTTTCTTCTGCTGCCTTTTCTTCATATGGATGTAAAAACGTATGAAAAAGGAAGCTGCATCTTTTCCATTCTTCTTCAGACGGCGATTGTATCGCTTGCTATTCCTGTTTATAAACAATATCCGCTTATTAAGAAAAATATAAAGAAAATTACGGTAGGAATTGTCAGCGGCGGGCTGGCAGGAGTTGTCTCTGCATGTGCGTTTGCTGTCCTGCTCGGATTTAAAGGAAACGTGGTCGCATCCTTGCTTCCAAAAGCGGCAACCTTGCCTGTAGCTTTGTCTGTCTCGAATTCTCTTGGAGGAACAGCATCCTTAACTATTCTTTTTGTATTGTTCTCAGCCTTATTTTCGCTGATCGTCGGCCCCCGCGTGCTGGACCGATGCAACATTAAAAGTAAAACGGCACGGGGACTGGCAATGGGTGTTTCCGCACAGGCGCTCGGAGCCAACCGGTCGTTTCAATGGGGAGAAGAAGAAGGTGTAATGGGAAGCGTAGGCATGACAACCACAGCCGTTCTTGTTTCTGTTTTCATTCCAGCGGGCATGATAATAATTGCGTATCTATAA
- a CDS encoding CidA/LrgA family protein produces MKTLLWQFGIILMALGAGNAAASFFHLPLSGSIIGMFLLLLGLLMGIVKLEWVEGAANYHLRHMTLLFIPPVVGLLLNWGTVHVQIWKVLLVLSLSSLCILLGTGFSVEYYEKRKRRRNR; encoded by the coding sequence TTGAAAACATTGCTATGGCAGTTTGGGATCATCCTTATGGCCTTAGGAGCCGGAAACGCAGCTGCATCATTTTTTCATTTGCCGCTGTCCGGAAGTATCATTGGAATGTTTTTGCTGTTGCTTGGCCTGTTGATGGGAATCGTGAAGCTGGAATGGGTGGAAGGAGCGGCAAACTATCATCTCCGGCACATGACGCTTTTGTTTATTCCGCCTGTGGTGGGACTCCTGCTGAACTGGGGAACCGTTCATGTTCAGATATGGAAGGTGCTGCTCGTTCTTTCATTGAGCAGTTTATGTATTTTACTGGGTACAGGATTTTCTGTTGAATACTACGAAAAGCGAAAGAGGAGGAGAAATCGATGA
- a CDS encoding MerR family transcriptional regulator, translating to MSNESSSYKEKKVISIGTVKDLTGLSVRQIRYYEERNLIFPARTEKGTRKYSFSDVEMLMSIADKREDGVQTHEIRKELKKAEERTRKEQLRDTMIRGQLNAHFNMIKR from the coding sequence GTGTCTAATGAGAGTTCATCATATAAAGAGAAAAAAGTGATTTCCATCGGCACGGTTAAAGACTTAACGGGGTTATCGGTCAGGCAGATCCGGTATTATGAAGAGCGGAATTTAATCTTTCCTGCCCGTACGGAAAAAGGCACACGCAAGTATTCCTTTTCAGATGTGGAGATGCTGATGAGCATAGCAGACAAGAGAGAAGACGGGGTTCAGACACATGAAATCAGGAAGGAGCTGAAAAAGGCAGAGGAACGAACGAGAAAAGAACAGTTGCGGGATACGATGATCAGGGGGCAGTTGAACGCGCATTTTAATATGATAAAAAGATAG
- a CDS encoding APC family permease, which yields MAADQSNGKFKRRLSTLDLTFLGLGSIIGSGWLYAAATGAQYAGPYAWISWLIGAVIIMFIGLVYAELGAAIPVAGGFVRYPDFTHGSIVGFLIGFISMLAYSAVISIESQAVRGYLEYWFDALGHKDGTPTFAGFAVQIGLILLFFFLNYWSVALFGKINTFLTVFKFVVPSIIIIVLFMHFDASNFAVSGAQPGGAKGIFAAVTGAGIVFAFNGFRQPIEFAGEAKRPEKSIPFAIIYAVLIGLLVYMLLQIAYIGAVPSNMLDKGWSGLHFDSPWADLASALGIVWLANLVLVDAVISPSATGNIYFSATARSLFAWAKNGYFFKIFQKIDKKSGLPRAALWLTLALAIIWMLPYRFQAWADLVDASTSLKALTFVVGPVSLMSLRHKVPELKRPFLLKAANIVTPLAFVGATLVIYWSKWKVVSFIIPIIILSLILYFIFAYREASYSKERVRLHLKSGCWLIIYYLFLLAMSFVGSYGPGTRADHLIHAPWDTLVTGVLSLIFYYWGVHSALDDPEIKMDDVESTH from the coding sequence GTGGCGGCAGATCAAAGCAATGGTAAATTTAAACGAAGACTAAGCACATTGGACTTAACGTTTCTCGGACTCGGTTCCATTATCGGATCAGGATGGCTGTATGCAGCGGCCACCGGTGCTCAATACGCAGGACCCTATGCCTGGATTTCCTGGCTCATCGGGGCTGTCATCATCATGTTCATCGGACTTGTTTATGCAGAACTTGGCGCGGCTATCCCCGTTGCAGGCGGCTTTGTCCGCTATCCGGATTTCACTCACGGATCCATCGTCGGTTTTCTGATCGGATTCATCTCCATGCTGGCCTATTCAGCGGTCATCAGTATTGAATCGCAAGCGGTCAGGGGGTACCTGGAATACTGGTTTGACGCCCTCGGCCATAAAGACGGAACGCCTACTTTCGCAGGTTTTGCCGTTCAGATTGGTCTCATTCTTCTGTTCTTTTTCCTTAATTACTGGAGCGTCGCATTATTCGGCAAGATCAATACGTTTCTTACTGTCTTTAAATTCGTCGTTCCTTCCATCATTATCATCGTTCTGTTCATGCACTTTGATGCCTCAAACTTCGCTGTGAGCGGTGCACAGCCTGGCGGAGCTAAAGGGATATTCGCTGCCGTTACAGGAGCCGGTATCGTGTTTGCTTTTAACGGTTTTCGCCAGCCGATCGAATTTGCCGGTGAAGCGAAGCGTCCGGAGAAAAGCATTCCGTTTGCCATCATCTACGCCGTACTGATCGGCCTTCTTGTTTACATGCTGCTGCAGATTGCTTACATAGGAGCCGTACCGTCAAATATGCTGGATAAGGGCTGGAGCGGCCTTCACTTCGACTCTCCATGGGCTGACTTGGCTTCTGCACTCGGGATCGTATGGCTTGCCAACCTGGTGCTCGTCGATGCGGTCATTTCGCCTTCCGCTACCGGGAATATCTATTTCTCAGCAACAGCCCGCTCTCTCTTCGCCTGGGCAAAGAATGGTTATTTCTTTAAAATCTTTCAGAAGATTGATAAAAAAAGCGGGTTGCCGCGTGCGGCCCTTTGGCTCACACTTGCGCTGGCCATCATCTGGATGCTTCCCTACCGTTTCCAGGCATGGGCAGACTTGGTCGATGCCAGCACCTCGCTGAAAGCGCTAACCTTTGTCGTCGGGCCAGTATCCTTAATGTCCCTTCGCCATAAAGTGCCGGAACTCAAGCGTCCATTCTTGCTCAAAGCGGCCAACATCGTCACTCCGCTCGCTTTTGTCGGGGCAACACTGGTGATCTATTGGAGCAAATGGAAGGTTGTCTCGTTCATCATTCCGATCATTATTTTATCACTTATTCTATATTTCATTTTTGCGTACCGTGAAGCATCATATTCAAAAGAAAGGGTCAGGCTTCATTTGAAATCCGGATGCTGGCTCATCATCTATTATTTATTCCTGCTTGCCATGTCATTTGTCGGCAGCTATGGTCCGGGAACGAGAGCAGACCATCTCATCCACGCACCTTGGGACACGTTGGTGACCGGCGTACTTTCACTCATATTCTATTATTGGGGCGTTCATTCAGCCCTCGACGACCCAGAGATCAAAATGGATGATGTGGAGAGCACCCATTGA
- the dhaK gene encoding dihydroxyacetone kinase subunit DhaK, which translates to MDKLMQDPNQFVSDIVDGLVRSHPDQYEKVESVNVIKRKGGTPSGHVGLVSGGGSGHEPAHAGYVGDGMLSAAVCGEIFTSPTPDMVLEGIKAADGGSGVLLIVKNYSGDVMNFDMARELAELEGIQTETVIVNDDIAIKNHDDRRGVAGTVFVHKIAGAAAAAGKPLKEVKEIAEKAIRQVRSIGMALSPCYMPESGKPGFELHEDEMEIGIGIHGEKGIERKPISSIKEIVAQLLDKLTSEVTDKRIAVMVNGMGGTPVSELYLTYKYVSEQLEQQEYKIERSYTGNYMTALEMHGFSITLLAVDDELLGYLDAPSNTIGFPVRGE; encoded by the coding sequence TTGGACAAACTCATGCAGGATCCCAATCAATTCGTATCAGACATCGTTGACGGACTCGTACGCTCCCACCCCGATCAATACGAAAAAGTGGAAAGCGTAAATGTGATTAAAAGAAAAGGCGGTACACCTTCAGGACACGTTGGTCTCGTTTCCGGAGGAGGAAGCGGACACGAACCTGCCCATGCAGGCTATGTCGGTGATGGCATGCTTAGTGCGGCAGTATGCGGAGAAATCTTCACCTCCCCAACGCCAGACATGGTGCTCGAAGGAATCAAGGCGGCAGACGGTGGTTCTGGTGTCCTTCTCATTGTAAAAAACTATTCAGGTGATGTGATGAACTTTGATATGGCTAGGGAATTGGCAGAACTCGAAGGCATCCAGACAGAAACGGTAATCGTCAACGACGACATCGCCATAAAGAACCATGATGACCGGCGCGGTGTTGCAGGTACGGTGTTCGTTCATAAAATTGCCGGTGCCGCAGCCGCTGCAGGAAAACCATTAAAAGAGGTAAAAGAGATCGCCGAAAAGGCGATTCGCCAAGTGCGGTCCATCGGAATGGCCCTCTCCCCTTGCTATATGCCGGAAAGCGGAAAACCGGGGTTTGAACTGCACGAAGATGAAATGGAGATCGGCATTGGTATCCATGGAGAGAAAGGCATCGAGCGGAAACCCATTTCTTCGATAAAAGAGATTGTCGCTCAGCTGCTGGATAAGCTGACTTCAGAGGTAACAGACAAACGAATCGCTGTCATGGTGAACGGAATGGGCGGCACCCCTGTGTCCGAGCTTTATCTAACCTATAAATATGTGAGTGAACAATTGGAACAGCAAGAGTATAAAATTGAACGCAGCTATACAGGAAATTATATGACAGCTCTAGAGATGCACGGATTTTCCATTACACTGCTTGCCGTAGATGATGAATTACTGGGGTACTTGGATGCCCCGTCCAATACAATCGGATTTCCAGTGAGAGGTGAATAA
- the dhaL gene encoding dihydroxyacetone kinase subunit DhaL has translation MKLTAEGLQKALLQTADQIEQQKDELTDLDREIGDGDHGINMSRGFQAVKKELQNKESFEDLGELSKLVGMTLIKTVGGASGPLFGTVFVKFAAKWNGKDAVEGDELYNGFKEAVDGIAARGKSQAGQKTMLDVWVPFTEALKSDEPLETVIEKALGDTKELKATKGRASYFGDASKGVQDPGALSSSFLLRQFAEVLNG, from the coding sequence ATGAAATTAACTGCAGAAGGATTGCAAAAAGCGCTGCTTCAAACCGCAGATCAGATCGAACAGCAAAAAGACGAACTCACAGACCTGGACCGCGAAATTGGGGACGGCGACCACGGCATCAACATGTCACGCGGGTTTCAGGCGGTAAAAAAAGAACTGCAGAACAAGGAGTCTTTTGAAGACCTCGGTGAGCTTTCCAAGCTTGTCGGGATGACCCTGATCAAAACGGTCGGCGGCGCATCCGGCCCCCTCTTCGGCACCGTTTTTGTAAAATTCGCAGCCAAGTGGAACGGCAAAGATGCTGTGGAAGGCGATGAGTTGTACAACGGATTTAAGGAAGCCGTTGACGGCATTGCCGCCCGCGGAAAATCTCAAGCCGGCCAAAAGACGATGCTGGACGTATGGGTGCCGTTTACCGAAGCTCTTAAGAGTGATGAACCCCTTGAGACAGTGATTGAAAAAGCATTGGGGGATACGAAGGAATTGAAGGCAACAAAAGGACGAGCTTCCTACTTCGGCGACGCCTCCAAGGGTGTTCAGGATCCCGGTGCCCTGTCTAGTTCCTTTCTGCTTCGCCAGTTCGCGGAGGTGCTGAATGGTTAA
- the dhaM gene encoding dihydroxyacetone kinase phosphoryl donor subunit DhaM codes for MVNLILVSHSEKLADGLKELLAEMAADVEIHNAAGLEGGKIGTDVSRIEEAFSSVTDDAIILTDIGSATMNAEMALELYTGDRTIQFVDVPLVEGAFLAAVQSGQGQSVEEIVKALEGEFSK; via the coding sequence ATGGTTAACCTGATTCTCGTATCTCACAGTGAAAAACTAGCGGACGGTCTTAAAGAACTGCTCGCCGAAATGGCGGCGGATGTGGAAATTCACAATGCTGCAGGCTTAGAAGGCGGAAAAATCGGTACAGACGTCTCCCGGATTGAAGAAGCTTTTTCTTCAGTAACCGACGACGCCATCATCTTAACCGACATCGGCTCAGCGACCATGAACGCCGAGATGGCCCTGGAGCTCTATACCGGTGACCGAACCATTCAATTTGTGGACGTTCCCCTTGTGGAAGGCGCGTTTTTGGCCGCTGTCCAGAGCGGTCAGGGCCAGTCGGTGGAGGAGATTGTGAAGGCGCTGGAAGGTGAGTTTTCTAAGTAA
- a CDS encoding SMI1/KNR4 family protein, which produces MDKITFLKEYRKNIKLVSNEEIEALNKNDLPNEWLDIFKDTSNDSRKSRLMNLWESICGMELKNTISYLTERLVDVDLVLDNDSYAILYSVQSENNEILYYEGGAPESISKNSELQKHYSHIPVSVKDFYEKLHNGFFYFPSRAMGLVRLQNISCFENFEWGIIEDLEEPLAINLNSTFGFFENGMGGYVAINMQDNSDDKATLWFTNDQPEYNLNFWDVVDEWIVIGLQDV; this is translated from the coding sequence ATGGACAAAATTACTTTTTTAAAAGAATATCGGAAAAATATAAAGTTAGTCTCCAACGAGGAAATAGAGGCTCTTAATAAGAATGATTTACCAAATGAGTGGCTGGATATTTTTAAAGATACAAGTAATGATTCCAGAAAAAGTAGATTAATGAACCTATGGGAAAGCATTTGTGGTATGGAATTAAAAAATACCATTTCTTATTTAACTGAAAGATTGGTAGATGTTGATTTGGTATTAGATAATGATTCCTATGCTATTTTATATAGTGTACAAAGTGAAAATAATGAAATTCTTTATTATGAAGGCGGAGCTCCGGAGAGTATCTCAAAAAACTCTGAATTACAAAAACATTATTCTCACATTCCAGTTTCAGTTAAAGATTTTTATGAAAAGTTACATAACGGCTTTTTCTACTTTCCTAGTAGAGCAATGGGACTTGTTCGATTACAAAATATTTCTTGCTTTGAAAACTTTGAATGGGGAATCATAGAAGATTTAGAGGAACCTCTTGCAATTAATCTCAATTCTACATTCGGTTTCTTTGAAAATGGGATGGGAGGCTATGTTGCGATTAACATGCAAGATAACTCTGATGATAAAGCTACATTATGGTTTACAAATGATCAGCCAGAATATAATTTGAATTTTTGGGATGTTGTTGATGAGTGGATTGTTATAGGTTTACAGGACGTATAA